A genomic window from Solanum dulcamara chromosome 11, daSolDulc1.2, whole genome shotgun sequence includes:
- the LOC129873375 gene encoding malate dehydrogenase, glyoxysomal-like, producing MQRSAERIATISAHLNPFPSTCQMEGLSQANCRAKGGSPGFRVAILGAAGGIGQPLAMLMKMNSLVSVLHLYDVANTPGVTADISHMDTGAVVRGFLGPQQLEDALTGMDLVIIPAGVPRKPGMTRDDLFNINAGIVKTLCEGIAKCCPKAIVNIISNPVNSTVPIAAEVFKMAGTFDPRRLLGVTMLDIVRANTFVAEVLGLDPREVDVPVVGGHAGVTILPLLSQVKPPCSFTPAEIEYLTSRIQNGGTEVVEAKAGAGSATLSMAYAAVKFADACLHGLRGDAAIVECAFVSSQVTELPFFASRVRLGRSGVEEIYPLGPLNEYERIGLEKAKKELATSIQKGAAFVKK from the exons ATGCAGCGAAGTGCAGAACGAATCGCCACCATCTCAGCCCACCTTAACCCTTTTCCTTCTACTTGCCAG ATGGAGGGATTGAGCCAAGCTAATTGCAGGGCGAAAGGGGGTTCTCCGGGATTCAGAGTTGCGATCTTGGGTGCTGCTGGAGGTATTGGTCAGCCACTTGCAATGCTTATGAAGATGAATTCACTCGTTTCCGTTCTGCATCTTTATGATGTTGCAAATACCCCTGGTGTAACTGCTGATATTAGCCATATGGACACTGGTGCTGTG GTTCGTGGTTTTCTAGGGCCTCAACAATTGGAAGATGCTCTCACTGGCATGGACCTTGTAATAATCCCTGCTGGTGTTCCTAGAAAACCGGGCATGACAAGAGATGATCTTTTCAACATAAATGCAGGAATTGTGAAGACTTTATGTGAAGGAATTGCCAAGTGCTGTCCGAAGGCCATTGTCAACATAATTAGTAATCCTGTAAACTCTACAGTACCAATTGCTGCAGAGGTTTTCAAGATGGCTGGCACCTTTGATCCCAGGAGACTTTTGGGTGTCACTATGCTTGATATCGTCAGAGCCAATACCTTTGTG GCTGAAGTTTTGGGGCTTGATCCTAGAGAAGTGGATGTTCCAGTTGTCGGGGGCCATGCTGGTGTTACAATTCTACCTCTTCTTTCCCAG GTTAAGCCTCCTTGTTCTTTTACGCCAGCGGAAATTGAATATTTAACATCTCGTATACAAAATGGGGGAACTGAGGTTGTCGAG GCAAAAGCTGGTGCTGGTTCGGCAACACTCTCTATG GCATATGCTGCGGTTAAATTTGCTGATGCATGTTTGCATGGATTGAGAGGAGATGCTGCCATAGTTGAATGTGCCTTTGTGTCTTCCCAG GTGACTGAGCTTCCATTTTTTGCATCAAGAGTACGTCTTGGGCGTAGCGGAGTTGAAGAGATATACCCCCTTGGTCCCCTAAATGAATACGAGAG GATTGGGCTTGAGAAGGCAAAGAAAGAGCTGGCAACAAGTATTCAGAAGGGCGCTGCCTTTGTAAAGAAATGA